Proteins found in one Fundidesulfovibrio terrae genomic segment:
- a CDS encoding tRNA (adenine-N1)-methyltransferase, translating into MIQTGELVLLISPEGKRYLRALTPEHTFHTQDGIIKMGDAAQAGFGAVIRTHKGQPYRVMRPTLYDCIKGVRRTTTIMYPKEIGYILLKLGVGPGRRIVEAGSGSGGLTTALAWMVGDTGKVYTCERREEFSKGARENLVRGGLDHRVEFFHRDIAEGFPEEARGADALFLDVRTPWDYLDQAADIVCPGAPIGFLLPTVNQISDLLRGLETSRFEDVEVLEIMLRRYKPVADRLRPEDRMVAHTGFLVFARHKGIEYEEESAPRAEAAGGQELEAVQAQPSQDALALGPEHCGEAGEASE; encoded by the coding sequence ATGATCCAAACCGGTGAGTTGGTACTTCTCATAAGCCCCGAGGGCAAGCGCTATCTTCGCGCCCTGACCCCCGAGCACACCTTCCACACCCAGGACGGCATCATCAAGATGGGTGACGCGGCTCAGGCGGGATTCGGCGCGGTGATCCGCACCCACAAGGGCCAGCCCTACCGGGTAATGCGCCCCACCCTCTACGACTGCATCAAGGGTGTGCGCCGCACCACCACCATCATGTACCCCAAGGAAATAGGGTACATCCTGCTCAAGCTGGGCGTGGGCCCGGGCAGGCGCATCGTGGAGGCCGGGAGCGGCTCCGGCGGACTCACCACCGCCCTGGCCTGGATGGTCGGGGACACGGGCAAGGTCTACACCTGCGAGCGGCGCGAGGAATTCTCCAAGGGCGCCAGGGAAAACCTGGTGCGCGGGGGCCTGGACCATCGGGTGGAGTTCTTCCACCGCGACATCGCCGAGGGCTTCCCCGAGGAGGCGCGCGGCGCCGACGCCCTGTTCCTGGACGTGCGCACGCCCTGGGACTACCTGGACCAGGCCGCGGACATCGTCTGCCCGGGCGCGCCCATCGGCTTCCTGCTGCCCACGGTGAACCAGATCTCTGACCTGCTGCGCGGGCTCGAAACCTCGCGCTTCGAGGACGTGGAGGTGCTGGAGATCATGCTCAGGCGCTACAAGCCCGTGGCCGACCGCCTGCGCCCCGAGGACCGCATGGTGGCCCACACGGGCTTTTTGGTCTTCGCCCGGCACAAGGGCATCGAGTACGAGGAGGAATCCGCTCCAAGGGCGGAGGCCGCCGGAGGCCAGGAACTCGAGGCCGTACAGGCCCAGCCGTCGCAGGACGCCCTGGCCCTGGGGCCGGAGCATTGCGGCGAGGCCGGGGAAGCATCCGAATAG
- the tolR gene encoding protein TolR, with the protein MGMSTGGGGDGFLADINVTPFVDVMLVLLIIFMVTAPMMTQGLEVDLPQTKTVTTLPKDSENLVLTIKKDGSLHLAEYEVPMDGLQDHVKRLVTDQKKMLFLRADREVPYGVVVQVMGLLKGAGVDKLGVVAEPEPAKDDKSQGRAKK; encoded by the coding sequence ATGGGCATGTCCACCGGAGGCGGCGGGGACGGATTCCTCGCCGACATCAACGTCACGCCCTTCGTGGACGTGATGCTGGTGCTGCTCATCATCTTCATGGTCACGGCCCCCATGATGACCCAGGGGCTCGAAGTGGACCTGCCCCAGACCAAGACCGTCACTACCCTGCCCAAGGACTCGGAAAACCTGGTGCTCACCATCAAAAAGGATGGCTCCCTGCACCTGGCCGAGTACGAAGTGCCCATGGACGGACTGCAGGACCACGTGAAGCGCCTGGTCACGGACCAGAAGAAGATGCTCTTTCTGCGCGCCGACCGCGAGGTGCCTTACGGCGTCGTGGTGCAGGTGATGGGCCTGCTCAAGGGAGCCGGGGTGGACAAGCTGGGCGTCGTGGCCGAGCCCGAGCCCGCCAAGGACGACAAGTCCCAGGGACGCGCCAAGAAATGA
- a CDS encoding Rne/Rng family ribonuclease, translating into MAAKKRKRKMFISVLPGEEVEVAVTEDGVLQEYYVEMTHQAKTRGNIYKGKIHNVDPSLQAAFINYGAERNGFLQIDEVHPEYYLEDSNTERKGKYPPIQKVLKKGQEILIQVVKEPTGNKGAFVTSYLSLPGRYFVLTPGREQKGISRKVEDDEERKRLKEIAAGVKLDEGIGVIVRTASIGQSKAALERDISYLKRLWKDVRGRGTSVPTPSMIYQEPDLAARAVRDYLTDDVNEVWVDDKATAERVTEMAALVFPRRQGLVRHHTDAEHSMWERFSLRKQIEQLHGREVTLPSGGRLVIDHTEALTAVDVNSGKIGGETNFKEMALKTNLEAAAEVANQLRLRDIGGQVVVDFIELKDRKHVAEVEKAMKSSMKIDRARHDVGKISRFGLMEIVRQRMGSSAMSVSTETCPCCQGTGTRRNLEWQSLMALRELYRLLRRAGAGEAVTFRAGPELSFYLLNQKRQRLQALEEQYQKAIHILPE; encoded by the coding sequence ATGGCGGCCAAGAAGCGCAAACGTAAGATGTTCATCTCGGTGCTTCCCGGAGAGGAAGTCGAGGTGGCGGTAACCGAAGACGGGGTTCTCCAGGAATACTACGTGGAGATGACCCACCAGGCCAAGACCCGCGGCAACATCTACAAAGGCAAGATACACAACGTCGACCCCTCCCTGCAGGCGGCCTTCATCAACTACGGGGCCGAAAGAAACGGCTTCCTCCAGATCGACGAGGTCCACCCCGAATACTACCTGGAAGACTCCAATACCGAGCGCAAGGGCAAGTATCCGCCCATCCAGAAGGTGCTCAAGAAGGGCCAGGAGATCCTCATCCAGGTCGTGAAGGAGCCCACCGGCAACAAGGGCGCGTTCGTCACCAGCTACCTGTCCCTGCCGGGGCGCTACTTCGTGCTCACCCCCGGGCGCGAGCAGAAGGGCATCTCCCGCAAGGTGGAGGACGACGAGGAACGCAAGCGCCTGAAGGAGATCGCCGCCGGGGTGAAGCTGGACGAGGGCATCGGCGTCATCGTGCGCACCGCCTCCATCGGACAGTCCAAGGCGGCGCTCGAGCGCGACATCAGTTACCTCAAGCGTCTCTGGAAGGACGTGCGCGGGCGCGGCACCAGCGTCCCCACCCCCAGCATGATCTACCAGGAGCCGGACCTGGCCGCCCGCGCCGTGCGCGACTACCTCACCGATGACGTGAACGAGGTCTGGGTGGACGACAAGGCGACCGCCGAGCGCGTCACCGAGATGGCCGCGCTGGTGTTCCCGCGCCGCCAGGGGCTGGTGCGCCATCACACCGACGCCGAGCACTCCATGTGGGAGCGCTTCAGCCTGCGCAAGCAGATCGAGCAGCTGCACGGCCGGGAAGTGACCCTGCCCTCGGGCGGGCGTCTGGTCATCGACCACACCGAGGCCCTCACCGCCGTGGACGTGAACTCCGGGAAGATCGGCGGCGAGACCAATTTCAAGGAAATGGCCCTCAAGACCAACCTGGAGGCCGCCGCCGAGGTAGCCAACCAACTGCGGTTGCGGGACATCGGCGGACAGGTGGTGGTGGACTTCATCGAGCTCAAGGACCGCAAGCACGTGGCCGAAGTGGAAAAGGCCATGAAGTCGTCCATGAAGATCGACCGCGCCCGCCACGACGTAGGCAAGATCTCGCGCTTCGGGCTCATGGAGATCGTGCGCCAGCGCATGGGCTCCTCGGCCATGTCCGTCTCCACCGAGACCTGCCCCTGCTGCCAGGGCACGGGCACCCGGCGCAACCTGGAGTGGCAGTCCCTCATGGCCCTGCGCGAGCTCTACCGCCTGCTGCGCCGCGCCGGAGCGGGCGAGGCCGTGACCTTCAGGGCCGGGCCCGAGCTGTCCTTCTACCTGCTCAACCAGAAGCGCCAGCGCTTGCAGGCCCTGGAGGAGCAGTACCAGAAGGCCATCCACATCCTGCCGGAGTAG
- a CDS encoding SIR2 family NAD-dependent protein deacylase, with product MTDALERIAQLWPASGEVVVLTGAGISVASGIPDFRSPGGLWSRYDPMQVATTDALENNPAEVWRFLMDAVRVMSSAAPNPAHKALARLEQAGLVQAIVTQNIDGLHQRAGSKNVVEFHGSMASYRCNACSAPHDAEAAKAITAATAPWRCACGGVVRPDIVFFGEPIPLDALNKSGQLACGAGLTLIVGTACEVAPASSLPLLTKQYGGKVAEINLIPGRLAHMCDASLTAKAEDALPALADMLLERRN from the coding sequence ATGACGGACGCACTGGAACGCATAGCGCAATTGTGGCCCGCCTCGGGCGAGGTGGTCGTCCTGACCGGCGCGGGCATTTCCGTGGCCAGCGGCATCCCCGACTTCCGCAGCCCCGGCGGGTTGTGGTCCCGCTACGATCCCATGCAGGTGGCCACCACCGACGCCCTTGAGAACAATCCCGCCGAGGTCTGGCGTTTTCTGATGGACGCGGTGCGGGTGATGTCGAGCGCTGCGCCCAACCCGGCCCACAAGGCCCTGGCAAGGCTGGAACAGGCCGGGCTCGTGCAGGCCATCGTCACCCAGAACATCGACGGACTGCACCAGCGGGCCGGATCGAAAAACGTGGTGGAATTCCACGGATCAATGGCCAGCTACCGCTGCAACGCCTGCTCGGCCCCCCACGATGCCGAGGCCGCCAAGGCCATAACCGCCGCCACCGCCCCCTGGCGCTGCGCCTGCGGAGGCGTTGTCCGCCCGGACATCGTCTTCTTCGGCGAACCCATTCCCCTTGACGCACTGAACAAAAGCGGTCAATTGGCCTGCGGCGCAGGACTCACGCTTATCGTGGGCACGGCCTGCGAAGTGGCCCCGGCAAGCTCGCTGCCCTTGCTCACCAAACAGTATGGCGGCAAGGTGGCTGAGATCAACCTGATCCCGGGCCGGCTGGCCCACATGTGCGACGCGAGCCTTACGGCCAAGGCCGAGGACGCCCTGCCCGCCCTGGCGGACATGCTTTTAGAACGACGCAATTGA
- a CDS encoding radical SAM protein, whose amino-acid sequence MQADGHGLIFGPVRSGRLGASLGLDLLGAKICSFDCLYCEVGHTRALTRTRKPYVPADRLLGELAGWLFSPHPDFEVVTLGGMGEPTLNSDMGRIIEGVRELVPGVPVAVLTNSSLINDPQVRTELALADIVLPSMDSLVPTEFAAINKPLSGMSLVDIRRGLLEFRKCFTGKLCLEVLVLAGVNDSLENLQRLRAFVAELAPDRVDVVTMTRPGAYPQALPAPPETLERFREGLCLATESVAPEPEKAKHFGLALDNPAQEELQALSMRVLDSLARRPQSAQGLAQALGVAQEPLLNLLDDLARRGLVKPTRLGGETFYLRGDGSRA is encoded by the coding sequence ATGCAAGCTGACGGCCATGGGCTGATCTTCGGCCCCGTCCGCTCCGGACGCCTCGGGGCGTCCCTGGGCCTCGACCTCCTCGGGGCCAAAATCTGCTCCTTCGACTGCCTCTACTGCGAAGTGGGGCATACCCGCGCTCTGACCCGGACCCGCAAGCCCTACGTCCCGGCGGACAGGCTCCTGGGCGAGCTGGCCGGCTGGCTTTTCTCCCCCCATCCCGACTTCGAGGTCGTCACCCTGGGCGGCATGGGCGAACCCACGCTCAACAGCGACATGGGGCGCATCATCGAGGGCGTGCGCGAGCTGGTCCCGGGCGTACCCGTGGCCGTGCTGACCAATTCGAGCCTCATAAACGACCCCCAGGTGCGCACGGAGCTGGCCCTGGCGGACATCGTGCTGCCCTCCATGGACTCCCTGGTGCCCACGGAGTTCGCGGCCATCAACAAACCGCTCTCCGGGATGAGCTTGGTGGACATCCGGCGGGGGCTCCTGGAATTTCGCAAGTGCTTCACCGGCAAGCTCTGCCTGGAAGTGCTGGTGCTGGCCGGGGTGAACGATTCGCTGGAGAACCTGCAACGGCTGCGCGCCTTCGTGGCCGAACTCGCTCCCGACCGGGTGGATGTGGTCACCATGACCCGTCCCGGAGCGTATCCCCAGGCCCTGCCTGCCCCGCCCGAGACCCTGGAACGCTTCCGCGAGGGCTTGTGCCTCGCAACGGAAAGCGTCGCGCCGGAGCCGGAAAAGGCCAAGCATTTCGGCCTCGCTCTGGACAATCCGGCACAAGAGGAGCTACAGGCCCTGAGCATGAGGGTGCTCGATTCGCTGGCCAGGCGGCCGCAGTCGGCCCAGGGCCTCGCCCAGGCATTGGGAGTGGCCCAGGAACCCTTGCTGAATTTATTGGACGATCTCGCCCGGCGCGGCCTTGTGAAGCCCACGCGCCTGGGCGGCGAGACGTTCTACCTGCGTGGGGACGGCTCACGCGCGTAA
- a CDS encoding arsenate reductase ArsC translates to MKKRILFLCTGNSCRSQMAEGWARALKGDVIEPYSAGVVRHGMNPNAVKVMAEAGVDISGQSSKAVDDLPPVEFDHVITLCGHAAETCPLYLGSARRMHRGFDDPPSLAKDAATEEQALEHYRRVRDEIRAFVAGMPGNLDGAQE, encoded by the coding sequence ATGAAAAAACGCATTCTCTTTCTGTGCACGGGCAACTCGTGCCGTTCCCAGATGGCCGAAGGCTGGGCCAGGGCGCTCAAGGGCGACGTGATCGAACCGTATTCCGCCGGGGTGGTCCGCCATGGAATGAATCCGAACGCGGTGAAGGTGATGGCCGAGGCCGGGGTGGACATCTCGGGGCAGTCCTCCAAGGCCGTGGACGATCTGCCCCCGGTCGAATTCGACCACGTGATCACCCTGTGCGGGCACGCGGCCGAGACCTGCCCGCTGTACCTGGGATCGGCCAGGCGCATGCACCGGGGCTTCGATGATCCGCCGTCGCTGGCCAAAGACGCCGCAACCGAGGAGCAGGCCCTGGAGCACTACCGCCGGGTGCGCGACGAGATCAGGGCTTTCGTGGCCGGGATGCCCGGGAATCTGGACGGGGCTCAGGAATGA
- a CDS encoding MotA/TolQ/ExbB proton channel family protein: MLDTLTPHGGMLDMLLNATLTVKFVLAILVCMSLASWSIIFLKLFTLSSARKDAAHDSKLFQESENLKMAMRTVSQNKNSPCYAVGLQAFEELMRMEEADLDPAEKSRVAMDNIRRTLRQAVASELGMLTKSLSFLATCANATPFIGLFGTVWGIMNSFHAIGLQQSAALASVAPGISEALVATAIGLGVAIPATLAYNFFLGYIRHIERELIGFSGAFLNRIQREVSWAPKQPARTDAPRPAPRVREDY, translated from the coding sequence ATGCTTGATACCCTGACGCCGCATGGCGGCATGCTTGACATGCTCCTGAACGCCACCCTCACCGTCAAATTCGTGCTGGCCATCCTGGTGTGCATGTCCCTGGCGAGCTGGAGCATCATCTTCCTCAAGCTCTTCACCTTGAGCTCCGCCCGAAAGGACGCGGCTCACGACTCCAAGCTGTTCCAGGAATCCGAAAACCTCAAGATGGCCATGCGCACCGTGAGCCAGAACAAGAACTCCCCCTGCTACGCCGTGGGCCTGCAGGCGTTCGAGGAGCTCATGCGCATGGAGGAGGCCGACCTGGACCCGGCCGAGAAGTCCCGCGTGGCCATGGACAACATCCGCCGCACCCTGCGCCAGGCCGTGGCCTCCGAACTCGGAATGCTCACCAAGTCGCTCTCGTTCTTGGCCACCTGCGCCAACGCCACCCCGTTCATCGGCCTGTTCGGCACGGTGTGGGGCATCATGAACTCCTTCCACGCCATCGGCCTGCAGCAGTCCGCCGCGCTGGCCTCAGTGGCCCCGGGCATTTCCGAAGCCCTGGTGGCCACCGCCATCGGCCTGGGCGTGGCCATCCCGGCCACCCTGGCCTACAACTTCTTCCTGGGCTACATCCGCCACATCGAGCGCGAGCTCATCGGCTTCTCCGGCGCGTTCCTGAACCGCATCCAGCGCGAAGTGAGCTGGGCGCCCAAGCAGCCCGCACGTACGGATGCCCCCCGTCCCGCCCCCCGCGTGAGGGAGGACTACTAG
- the tolA gene encoding cell envelope integrity protein TolA, translated as MRYLSWLFSLFLHLTVVLGSILLANMEFRTIRLDVPVYEVEIVDLRTPGPNLKPDAAPGWEGPGQPGQPNIPEPPGPKPDQPPGPPEAKNIPEPPKPDPAAEAAKKAVEKAAEEAAKKAAAEKAAVEEATKKAAAEKAVAEKAAAEKAAKEKAAADEAARIAAENAKKAAEEAAKKAAAEKAAKDAADKAAKEKADKEKAEKEAKEKAAKEAADKAAKDAADKAAKEKAAKDAADRAAKERQDVLSQALKDAKAKSGNNSSSSNAVSQELAKLRQQAGQGGGGGGGGGGGAGASEAVYGAIVEKLIKQNWRFPQFANLKLICVVELQITREGRIQSTRLVQSSGRSDFDNSALRAVQETENLPQPPSPNLSRLELTFNSQEKR; from the coding sequence ATGCGCTACCTCAGCTGGCTCTTTTCGCTGTTTCTGCACCTGACGGTGGTCCTGGGGAGCATCCTCCTGGCCAACATGGAGTTCCGCACGATCCGCCTGGACGTTCCGGTCTACGAGGTGGAAATCGTGGACCTGCGCACGCCCGGCCCCAACCTCAAGCCCGACGCTGCCCCCGGCTGGGAAGGCCCCGGACAGCCCGGTCAGCCCAACATCCCCGAGCCGCCCGGCCCCAAGCCCGACCAGCCCCCTGGACCTCCCGAGGCCAAGAACATCCCCGAGCCGCCCAAGCCTGATCCGGCCGCCGAGGCCGCCAAGAAGGCGGTTGAGAAAGCCGCTGAAGAAGCGGCCAAGAAAGCCGCAGCCGAAAAGGCAGCGGTTGAAGAGGCGACCAAGAAGGCGGCCGCCGAGAAAGCCGTGGCTGAAAAGGCCGCAGCCGAAAAAGCCGCCAAGGAGAAGGCCGCGGCCGACGAAGCCGCGCGCATCGCCGCCGAGAACGCCAAGAAGGCGGCCGAGGAAGCGGCCAAGAAAGCCGCAGCCGAAAAAGCCGCCAAGGACGCGGCGGACAAGGCGGCCAAGGAAAAGGCCGACAAAGAGAAGGCCGAGAAGGAAGCCAAGGAGAAGGCCGCCAAGGAAGCGGCCGACAAGGCAGCCAAGGACGCGGCGGACAAAGCGGCCAAGGAGAAAGCCGCCAAGGACGCCGCCGACCGGGCCGCCAAGGAACGCCAGGACGTGCTCAGCCAAGCTCTCAAGGACGCCAAGGCCAAGTCCGGCAACAACTCGTCGTCCTCCAACGCCGTGTCCCAGGAACTGGCCAAGCTGCGCCAGCAGGCCGGACAGGGCGGTGGCGGAGGAGGAGGCGGTGGCGGCGGCGCGGGTGCGTCCGAGGCCGTCTACGGGGCTATTGTCGAGAAGCTCATCAAGCAGAACTGGCGTTTCCCCCAATTCGCCAACCTGAAGCTCATTTGCGTGGTGGAATTGCAAATCACCCGTGAAGGGCGTATTCAATCGACCCGTCTGGTCCAGTCTTCGGGGCGGTCCGACTTCGACAACTCGGCGCTTCGGGCGGTGCAGGAGACCGAAAACCTGCCCCAGCCCCCGTCGCCGAACCTGAGCCGGCTGGAATTGACCTTCAACTCACAGGAAAAACGTTAG